The genomic interval AAATTCGGGTTATACGATGGGGAACATTATGTGGTGATTCCATTTGACAAAATCACTAAATATCCAGAGTTAGTGGCTTGGCTAGAAGATGAAACAACTCAAAAATGGGTACATGATGCGAAGAAAACATACATTGCGATGAAACGTTCAGACATCGCCATTCAAAATGTTGTTTTTGATACGATGTTAGCAAGCTATATTATCGATCCATCACGTACGATTGATGATGTACAATCTGTCATGACCCATTTTGAGCAAACGTTCGTACAAGATGATGTATTGATTTATGGTAAAGGCAAATCTTTCCACATACCTGAAGATGACGTACTCGACAAACATATTGCTTCCATTTTAGACGCGATTCATGTTGTGCAACCGCAAATGATGACCATTCTAGAAGATCATGAACAGACATCATTACTCTCAGAAATCGAGTTACCACTTGCGTTCATTTTAAGTGAAATGGAATATATTGGTATTCATACCGATATCGACACATTAAAAGAAATGGAAACTGTCATTCAAACAGAGTTGGATCAGTTAATAGATCAAATACATGAACAAGCTGGTGAAAAGTTTAATATTAACTCACCTAAACAATTAGGTGTCATTTTATTCGAAAAACTAGAGTTGCCAGTCATTAAAAAGACGAAAACGGGTTATTCAACAGCGGTCGATGTACTCGAAAAATTGCAAAACGCACATCCAATTATCGACAATATTTTAACGTATCGCACGTTATCGAAACTTCAATCGACTTATGTTGAAGGTTTACAAAAAGTGATTTGGGATGACGGCTGTATTCATACACGTTTTAATCAAACACTCGCACAAACGGGTCGTCTGTCTTCTGTCGATCCGAACTTGCAAAATATTCCAATTCGTTTAGAAGAAGGGCGTAAAATTCGTAAAGCGTTTAAGTCTACGCACGATGATTATGTCATTCTTGCGGCGGATTACTCACAAATCGAATTGCGTGTTTTAGCACATATTACAGGAGACCCGACGTTGCAACAAGCGTTTAATGCTAATGAAGATGTCCATACAACAACAGCGATGAAAGTGTTTAACGTTGCAGCTGATGAGGTGACTTCATTAATGCGTCGCCAAGCAAAAGCGGTTAACTTTGGTATCGTTTATGGTATTAGTGATTATGGGCTCAGTCAAAGTTTAGGTATCACACGTAAAGAAGCACAACAATTCATTGACGATTACTTGAACCATTTTCCAGGTGTAAAAGACTATATGGACAACATTGTGCAAGATGCCAAACAACAAGGTTATGTTGAGACATTATTAAAACGTCGTCGTTACATTCCGGACATTACGAGTCGTAACTTTAACTTACGTGGATTTGCTGAACGAACTGCGATGAACTCACCTATTCAAGGGAGTGCTGCAGATATTATTAAATTAGCGATGGTTCATTTCCACCGTGAAGTGCAACAGACATCGTTTAAAGCTAAATTATTATTACAAGTACACGATGAGTTGATTTTTGAAGTGCCGAAAGATGAAGTAGATGAATTCAGCAAATTTGTTGAGAAAATTATGGCTCATGCATTACAATTAGATGTCCCATTAAGTGTGGAATCAGATTATGGGAAAACGTGGTATGATGCAAAATAGAAAGTAGGTAAGACAATCAATGCCAGAATTACCAGAAGTCGAACATGTCAAACGTGGCATTACGCCTCACATTATGCAACAAAAGATTACAGATGTAACGTTTTCTGAACCTGTCAAACGAGGCAAGTTAGAAGGGAAAGAAACAATTATTAAAGGGATTGACCTTGATGATTTTGTGAATTATGCGGTTGGTTTTGAGATTACAGATGTGCAACGCCGCAGTAAATATATATTATTTCGTATCCAAAATGGGAATGTTGTGCGTACATTGATTTCTCATTTAGGGATGGCAGGTGCATTCTTTGTCGTGCAATCGCTTGATGACATTGCGATACCGAATTTTCGAAAGCATTGGCAAGTTGTTTTTCATTTAGAAAATGGCATTAAATTAGTCTATTCAGATATTCGCCGGTTTGGTGAGATCCGTAATGTAAAAAGTTTAGAGGCTTATCCTTCAATTTTAGAGATTGCGCCTGAACCTTTTGAACAAGAAGCATTGGCCCATTATCTTGCCAAAAGTGATGAAAAGAAATATTTAAACAAAGCGATTAAGCCATTTATACTGGATCATCGTGTGATATCGGGTTGCGGAAATATTTATGCATGTGAAGCGCTGTTTGACGCACAAATTCATCCAGAAAGAATAGTAAAAGACTTGTCAGTAGCGGAAAAGACAAAGTTATTTAATAGTGTAGTAAAAGTTTTAGAAATGGGTATTTTAAATGGCGGGACAAGTGTGTCGGATTACGTACATGCTGATGGTCAAAGAGGTACCATGCAAGATCATTTGAAAGTTTATAAACAAAAGCGCTGTGCTACGTGTGAAGCAGCGATTGAAACGGTTATTATTTCAGGACGAAATACACATTTTTGTCCAAATTGCCAAAGTTAGGATAGGTGAAATTATGTCCAAAGTCATTGGATTAACAGGTGGAATTGCTACTGGAAAATCAACAGTGGCTGAATTACTCGCAATACATGGTTTTAAAATCGTCGACGCAGATGTTGCAGCACGGAAAGCAGTTGCAAAAGGGACAGAAGGTTTAAAAAAAGTTCAAGAGCTATTTGGCGATGAAGCGATCAACGAAGATGGCGACATGAATCGTGCATACGTCGGTCAACAAGTGTTCTATGATGATGAAAAAAGAAAACAACTCAATGCGATTGTGCATCCAATTGTCGGCAAAATGATGAATCAAGAGCGTGACCAATATTTAGCAGAAGGTCACAATGTCATTATGGATATTCCACTGTTATATGAAAATCATTTGGAAGACACGGTAGATGAAGTTTGGCTCGTTTATGCGTCTGAACCGATACAACTCGATCGATTAATGGCACGTAATGACTTGTCTATAGAAGATGCGAAAGCAAGAATTTATAGCCAAATTTCAATTGATAAAAAGAGTCGAATGGCGGATGTCGTCATTGATAATTTGGGTTCTAAGTTGGAATTAAAGCAAAATTTAGAACAGATTTTAGTGGATAAAGGGTTTTTAGAAGCTTATCATAGCGACTCAGAAGAATAGATTTTACGATTATCATCAATATTAAAAATGAATTCAGGAGTTTGGATATGTGTCTGTCTAAGCACCTGAATTTTTTTGCGTTTTATGATTGTTTTGGCTGATGAAGTACAATAACAAAAAATAATAGTGGAAAACGGTTTCATTTCGTCGCTATTGTGATATACTGTTAATTATAAGTATAACACATTGATAAGGAGTGCTTTAAACATGACGACAAAGATTGCGATTAACGGTCTGGGGCGTATCGGCCGTATGGTTCTAAGAGTGGCATTAAATAGAGAAGATGTTGAAGTTGTAGCGATCAATGCAAGCTATCCACCTGAAACAATTGCGCATCTCATTAAGTATGACACAACACACGGACGTTTTAATCAGACGGTTGAATCGATTGAAGACGGCATACAAGTGAACGGTAAAAAAATTAAACTTGTGTCAGATCGTAATCCTGAAAATTTACCATGGGCAGCATTAGATATTGATATCGTGGTAGAAGCAACAGGTAAATTTAATCATGGCGATAAAGCAGATGCCCACATTCGAGCAGGTGCTAAAAAGGTGATTTTAACAGGACCTTCAAAAGGAGGAAACGTACAAACAATTGTTAAAGGTGTGAATGACCAAGATATCGATACAGAACGTTATGACATCTTTAGTAACGCATCTTGTACAACAAACTGTTTAGCACCAATTGCAAAATTATTAAATGATCGTTTTGGAATCGAAAATGGCTTAATGACTACAGTACATGCCGTGACGAACGACCAAAACAATTTAGACAATCCACACAAAGATTTACGTCGTGCACGTGCAGCTTTTGAAAGCATCATTCCAACATCAACAGGTGCAGCGAAAGCACTCGCACTTGTT from Staphylococcus sp. MI 10-1553 carries:
- the coaE gene encoding dephospho-CoA kinase (Dephospho-CoA kinase (CoaE) performs the final step in coenzyme A biosynthesis.); this encodes MSKVIGLTGGIATGKSTVAELLAIHGFKIVDADVAARKAVAKGTEGLKKVQELFGDEAINEDGDMNRAYVGQQVFYDDEKRKQLNAIVHPIVGKMMNQERDQYLAEGHNVIMDIPLLYENHLEDTVDEVWLVYASEPIQLDRLMARNDLSIEDAKARIYSQISIDKKSRMADVVIDNLGSKLELKQNLEQILVDKGFLEAYHSDSEE
- a CDS encoding glyceraldehyde-3-phosphate dehydrogenase codes for the protein MTTKIAINGLGRIGRMVLRVALNREDVEVVAINASYPPETIAHLIKYDTTHGRFNQTVESIEDGIQVNGKKIKLVSDRNPENLPWAALDIDIVVEATGKFNHGDKADAHIRAGAKKVILTGPSKGGNVQTIVKGVNDQDIDTERYDIFSNASCTTNCLAPIAKLLNDRFGIENGLMTTVHAVTNDQNNLDNPHKDLRRARAAFESIIPTSTGAAKALALVLPELEGKMHGMALRVPTKNVSLVDLVVDLKQSVTKEEVNQLFKNNDLNGVVAVSDEPLVSDDFTTDAHSAIVDTLSTIVMGDRKVKVLAWYDNEWGYSTRVVDVLQQIAAQIPSTVVQ
- the polA gene encoding DNA polymerase I encodes the protein MDKLILIDGNSLSFRAFYALPLLKNKAGIHTNAVYGFVRLLEKIIKEEQPTHFLVAFDAGKTTFRHATYQDYKGGRQKTPPELSEQFPYIRQLIDAYQIQRYELENYEADDIIGTLSRKADQAGMQTIIITGDRDLTQLATDQVTIYYTKKGVTDVDHYTPELIAEKYNGLTPSQIIDLKGLMGDSSDNIPGVAGVGEKTAMKLLNQFETVEGVYDHIDEVSGKKLKEKLENSRDDALMSKTLATINCDSPITVSLKDTRLPQKIDESAKIELFKSLEFRQLLDGMDIEADNATASRDFAPTTEMSKVDFSQLSEAAIHVEVAGPNYLKDDLLKFGLYDGEHYVVIPFDKITKYPELVAWLEDETTQKWVHDAKKTYIAMKRSDIAIQNVVFDTMLASYIIDPSRTIDDVQSVMTHFEQTFVQDDVLIYGKGKSFHIPEDDVLDKHIASILDAIHVVQPQMMTILEDHEQTSLLSEIELPLAFILSEMEYIGIHTDIDTLKEMETVIQTELDQLIDQIHEQAGEKFNINSPKQLGVILFEKLELPVIKKTKTGYSTAVDVLEKLQNAHPIIDNILTYRTLSKLQSTYVEGLQKVIWDDGCIHTRFNQTLAQTGRLSSVDPNLQNIPIRLEEGRKIRKAFKSTHDDYVILAADYSQIELRVLAHITGDPTLQQAFNANEDVHTTTAMKVFNVAADEVTSLMRRQAKAVNFGIVYGISDYGLSQSLGITRKEAQQFIDDYLNHFPGVKDYMDNIVQDAKQQGYVETLLKRRRYIPDITSRNFNLRGFAERTAMNSPIQGSAADIIKLAMVHFHREVQQTSFKAKLLLQVHDELIFEVPKDEVDEFSKFVEKIMAHALQLDVPLSVESDYGKTWYDAK
- the mutM gene encoding bifunctional DNA-formamidopyrimidine glycosylase/DNA-(apurinic or apyrimidinic site) lyase, with the protein product MPELPEVEHVKRGITPHIMQQKITDVTFSEPVKRGKLEGKETIIKGIDLDDFVNYAVGFEITDVQRRSKYILFRIQNGNVVRTLISHLGMAGAFFVVQSLDDIAIPNFRKHWQVVFHLENGIKLVYSDIRRFGEIRNVKSLEAYPSILEIAPEPFEQEALAHYLAKSDEKKYLNKAIKPFILDHRVISGCGNIYACEALFDAQIHPERIVKDLSVAEKTKLFNSVVKVLEMGILNGGTSVSDYVHADGQRGTMQDHLKVYKQKRCATCEAAIETVIISGRNTHFCPNCQS